A stretch of the Malus sylvestris chromosome 10, drMalSylv7.2, whole genome shotgun sequence genome encodes the following:
- the LOC126585786 gene encoding serine/threonine-protein kinase BSK1-like, whose translation MCCCESKVSENQQPEKIQTQHLAHNSQTTTHHTNPTSESNPETGGSPPFSEFSFADLKAATNNFSSDYIVSESGEKTPNLVYKGRLQNRCWIAVKKFTKMAWPDPKQFALGVWRSYGVGGLRI comes from the exons ATGTGTTGCTGTGAATCCAAAGTTTCAGAGAACCAACAACCAGAGAAAATCCAAACCCAGCATCTAGCTCACAACAGCCAGACCACGACCCACCACACGAATCCCACCTCCGAATCCAACCCGGAAACCGGCGGATCCCCACCCTTCTCCGAATTCTCCTTCGCCGACCTCAAAGCCGCCACCAACAACTTCAGCTCTGACTACATAGTTTCGGAGAGTGGCGAGAAGACCCCTAATCTTGTTTACAAGGGCCGGCTGCAGAACCGCTGTTGGATCGCCGTCAAGAAGTTCACCAAGATGGCGTGGCCTGATCCCAAGCAGTTTGCG CTTGGGGTGTGGAGAAGCTACGGCGTCGGCGGCTTGCGAATTTGA